The following are from one region of the Centroberyx gerrardi isolate f3 chromosome 16, fCenGer3.hap1.cur.20231027, whole genome shotgun sequence genome:
- the LOC139933149 gene encoding CDGSH iron-sulfur domain-containing protein 1: MTTPNLPAMPQLPMPPMPALPSTGFRISKDQLIVAVPVAVVAAVGGFLVSRYLSGRSCKKGLVNTSISKDSPKVVHSFDMEDIGTKAVYCRCWKSKKFPYCDGAHTKHNEETGDNVGPLIIKKKDA, translated from the exons ATGACAACCCCAAATTTACCCGCTATGCCTCAGTTGCCAATGCCGCCGATGCCTGCATTACCCAGCACGGgattcaggatatcaaaag acCAGCTGATTGTTGCGGTGCCGGTGGCGGTGGTGGCGGCTGTGGGGGGGTTCCTGGTCAGCCGCTACCTGAGCGGGCGGAGCTGTAAGAAGGGCCTGGTCAACACGTCCATCAGCAAAGACAGTCCCAAAGTGGTGCACAGCTTCGACATGGAGGACATTGGCACCAAGGCCGTCTACTGCCGCTGCTGGAAGTCCAAGAAG TTCCCATACTGTGACGGTGCCCACACCAAACACAACGAGGAGACCGGGGACAACGTCGGGCCGCTCATCATCAAGAAGAAGGATGCTTAA
- the ube2d2 gene encoding ubiquitin-conjugating enzyme E2 D2, producing the protein MALKRIHKELNDLARDPPAQCSAGPVGDDMFHWQATIMGPNDSPYQGGVFFLTIHFPTDYPFKPPKVAFTTRIYHPNINSNGSICLDILRSQWSPALTISKVLLSICSLLCDPNPDDPLVPEIARIYKTDREKYNRIAREWTQKYAM; encoded by the exons ATGGCTCTGAAAAGAATTCACAAG GAGTTGAATGACTTGGCACGGGACCCGCCAGCCCAGTGTTCTGCAGGACCAGTAGGAGATGACA tgtttcactggCAAGCCACAATAATGGGACCT AATGACAGTCCTTACCAGGGCGGGGTATTCTTCTTGACCATACACTTCCCCACAGACTACCCCTTCAAACCGCCAAAG GTTGCATTTACCACAAGAATCTACCACCCAAATATCAACAGCAACGGCAGCATTTGTCTTGACATCCTGCGATCACAGTGGTCTCCGGCTCTCACCATCTCCAAAG TCCTCCTGTccatctgctctctgctgtgtgaccCAAACCCGGACGACCCCTTAGTACCCGAGATCGCCCGCATCTACAAGACGGACAGGGAAAA GTACAACAGAATAGCTCGGGAATGGACACAAAAGTATGCAATGTAG